One window of Streptomyces sp. SUK 48 genomic DNA carries:
- a CDS encoding flavoprotein, with translation MSEHAGASEKPFLYVVVCAAGIAAGVEELIAAGQERGWEVGVIATPVAMGGFFDVAAVQARTGRVVRSAWRSPGDPRPFPAPDAVAVAPATFNTVNKWAAGIGDTLAVGTLCEAAGLGVPIAVLPSVTGALAAHPAYQDSLVRLRGMGVRFGEPYPGEPGPDGARPKFPWTTALDLLERA, from the coding sequence GTGAGCGAACACGCCGGAGCATCCGAGAAGCCGTTCCTGTACGTCGTCGTCTGCGCGGCCGGTATCGCCGCCGGGGTCGAGGAGTTGATCGCGGCCGGGCAGGAGCGGGGCTGGGAGGTCGGGGTCATCGCCACACCGGTGGCGATGGGCGGCTTCTTCGACGTCGCGGCGGTTCAGGCCCGTACCGGCAGGGTCGTACGGTCGGCCTGGCGGTCCCCGGGCGATCCGCGGCCGTTCCCGGCGCCGGACGCCGTGGCGGTCGCGCCCGCCACCTTCAACACCGTCAACAAGTGGGCGGCGGGCATCGGCGACACCCTGGCCGTCGGCACCCTGTGCGAGGCCGCCGGTCTCGGGGTGCCGATCGCGGTGCTGCCCTCTGTGACCGGCGCGCTGGCCGCCCATCCCGCCTACCAGGACAGCCTGGTACGGCTGCGCGGGATGGGCGTGCGCTTCGGGGAGCCGTACCCCGGTGAGCCGGGCCCCGACGGCGCTCGCCCGAAGTTCCCCTGGACGACCGCCCTGGACCTGCTGGAACGCGCCTAG
- a CDS encoding SpoIIE family protein phosphatase — translation MSRVYPFDEAATARAVIADDGTLVEWNEGARRLLGHPADTVVGRPATQLLTGPAPALPRDSRWHGTLAVRHLDGHSVDVWLLARYRPAPDGGAGNRWILVAPVPRTEPPAADDPLGEAGLIQSPCAIAVYDEELRLRRMNDAMSVVSGLPQDHALGLPFTELVDDPQSEELARGMREVLATGRPLDVRTFMRAGGESRAHAWLARLAPVHDRAGRVRGVCLAAHDVSDSHRARQRLQLVNEASMRIGTTLDVTRTAQELADMCVPALADFVTIDLLDPEEYGGEPPARVATPVTLRRAAHHSVLDGVPEAVMEPGQTERYPGGSPQADSLTAGRTLVFSRTAGGTSPWMNWNSARTRQVRRFGIHSTMSVPVRARGLTLGVAVFVRHRRPDSFDADDRMLAEEITARAAVCIDNARRYSRERETALALQRSLLPRTLPRTAALEASSRYLPAARAGVGGDWFDVIPLSGLRVAMVVGDVVGHGVQASAAMGRMRTAVRTLADIDLAPDELLTHLDDLVMRLAEETGRDGSTGEVGATCLYAVYDPVSRRCTLARAGHPPPIALPPGGRPHQLELPAGPPLGLGGLPFESAEVELAEGTVLALYTDGLVTSGDRDLDGDAGRAKLFEALGAGVGSLDLSCDRILHTLLPSGGAADDVALLLARTQGLPASQVATWDIPADPALVAPIRKAVVEQLDVWGLSEASFTAELVVSELVTNAIRYGAHPIRLRLIHDAATLICEVSDTSHTAPHLRRAKTFDEGGRGLLLVAQLTQRWGSRHTGDGKTIWAELPLFEEEG, via the coding sequence ATGAGCCGGGTCTATCCGTTCGACGAGGCGGCGACGGCCCGGGCTGTCATCGCCGACGACGGCACGCTGGTGGAGTGGAACGAGGGCGCGCGGCGCCTGCTCGGCCACCCCGCCGACACCGTCGTGGGCCGCCCCGCCACGCAACTGCTCACCGGGCCCGCCCCCGCCCTGCCCCGGGACTCCCGCTGGCACGGCACGCTCGCCGTGCGCCACCTCGACGGGCACAGCGTCGACGTATGGCTGCTCGCCCGGTACCGCCCGGCGCCGGACGGCGGCGCGGGCAACCGGTGGATCCTGGTCGCCCCGGTGCCCCGCACGGAGCCGCCCGCCGCGGACGATCCGCTGGGCGAGGCGGGCCTGATCCAGTCGCCGTGCGCGATCGCGGTCTACGACGAGGAGCTGCGGCTGCGCCGGATGAACGACGCCATGTCCGTGGTGTCCGGGCTGCCGCAGGACCACGCGCTGGGTCTGCCCTTCACGGAGCTGGTCGACGATCCGCAGAGCGAGGAACTGGCGCGGGGCATGCGCGAGGTGCTGGCCACCGGGCGCCCGCTGGACGTGCGGACCTTCATGCGGGCCGGCGGCGAGAGCCGGGCGCACGCCTGGCTCGCCCGGCTCGCGCCGGTGCACGACCGCGCGGGCCGGGTGCGGGGCGTGTGCCTGGCCGCGCACGACGTCAGCGACAGCCACCGGGCCCGGCAGCGCCTCCAACTGGTCAACGAGGCGAGCATGCGCATCGGCACAACCCTCGACGTCACCCGGACGGCGCAGGAGCTGGCCGACATGTGCGTGCCGGCGCTGGCCGACTTCGTCACCATCGATCTGCTGGACCCCGAGGAGTACGGCGGGGAGCCCCCGGCCCGTGTGGCCACCCCGGTGACCCTGCGCCGGGCCGCCCACCATTCGGTCCTGGACGGGGTGCCGGAGGCGGTGATGGAGCCGGGGCAGACCGAGCGCTATCCGGGCGGCTCGCCGCAGGCGGACTCGCTGACCGCGGGCCGCACTCTCGTCTTCTCCAGGACCGCGGGCGGCACGAGCCCCTGGATGAACTGGAACAGCGCCCGCACCCGGCAGGTGCGGCGCTTCGGCATCCACTCCACGATGTCGGTCCCGGTGCGGGCCCGCGGACTCACCCTGGGCGTCGCGGTCTTCGTACGGCACCGGCGCCCGGACAGCTTCGACGCCGACGACCGGATGCTGGCCGAGGAGATCACCGCCCGGGCCGCCGTCTGCATCGACAACGCCCGGCGCTACTCGCGCGAGCGGGAGACCGCCCTCGCCCTGCAACGCAGCCTGCTGCCCCGCACGCTGCCGCGCACGGCGGCCCTGGAGGCGTCCTCCCGGTATCTGCCGGCGGCACGCGCGGGGGTGGGCGGCGACTGGTTCGACGTGATCCCGCTGTCGGGGCTGCGGGTCGCGATGGTCGTCGGGGACGTGGTGGGGCACGGCGTCCAGGCGTCGGCCGCCATGGGCCGGATGCGCACCGCCGTACGCACCCTCGCGGACATCGACCTCGCCCCGGACGAACTGCTCACGCATCTGGACGACCTGGTGATGCGGCTCGCGGAGGAGACCGGCCGGGACGGCAGCACCGGCGAGGTCGGCGCGACCTGTCTGTACGCGGTCTACGACCCGGTGTCGCGGCGCTGCACGCTGGCCCGCGCCGGGCATCCGCCGCCCATCGCGCTGCCGCCGGGCGGCCGACCGCACCAGCTGGAGCTGCCCGCGGGACCGCCGCTGGGCCTGGGCGGGCTGCCGTTCGAGTCCGCCGAGGTGGAGCTGGCGGAGGGCACGGTGCTCGCGCTGTACACGGACGGCCTGGTCACGTCCGGGGACCGGGACCTGGACGGGGACGCCGGGCGCGCGAAGCTCTTCGAGGCGCTCGGCGCGGGCGTCGGCTCACTGGACCTGTCCTGCGACCGGATCCTGCACACCCTGCTGCCGTCCGGCGGCGCCGCCGACGACGTGGCGCTGCTGCTCGCCCGCACCCAGGGCCTGCCCGCCTCCCAGGTGGCGACCTGGGACATCCCGGCGGACCCGGCGCTGGTCGCGCCGATCCGCAAGGCGGTGGTGGAGCAACTGGACGTGTGGGGGCTGAGCGAGGCGTCGTTCACGGCGGAGCTGGTGGTCAGCGAGCTGGTCACCAACGCCATCCGCTACGGCGCCCATCCGATCCGGCTCCGGCTGATCCATGACGCGGCCACGCTGATCTGCGAGGTCTCCGACACCAGCCACACCGCCCCGCATCTGCGCCGGGCCAAGACCTTCGACGAGGGCGGCCGGGGGCTGCTGCTGGTCGCCCAGCTCACCCAGCGCTGGGGCAGCCGGCACACCGGGGACGGCAAGACGATCTGGGCGGAGCTGCCGCTGTTCGAGGAGGAGGGCTAG
- a CDS encoding RNA polymerase sigma factor, with product MQDEAPVEELARHAAAGDPAALERLLAELRPDVVRRCGRFLPCREDAEEAAQDVLLQVARHIGTFEGRSRFGTWLYTVVANCCRQKYRELKRRAAEQPVAIEPAHAVDPRTTSVIAGSRVDLLEALERLEREHPQLVAPLVYRDICQLDYAEAAERAGIPLGTFKSRLHEARRQVRPWLTSL from the coding sequence GTGCAGGACGAGGCGCCGGTGGAGGAACTCGCCCGGCATGCCGCCGCCGGTGACCCCGCGGCCCTGGAGCGGCTGCTGGCCGAGCTGCGGCCGGACGTCGTCCGCCGCTGCGGGCGCTTCCTGCCCTGCCGGGAGGACGCCGAGGAGGCCGCCCAGGACGTGCTGCTCCAAGTGGCCCGGCACATCGGCACCTTCGAGGGCCGCAGCCGTTTCGGCACCTGGCTGTACACCGTGGTCGCCAACTGCTGCCGGCAGAAGTACCGCGAGCTGAAGCGGCGGGCCGCCGAACAGCCCGTCGCCATCGAGCCGGCGCACGCCGTCGACCCGCGCACCACCAGCGTCATCGCCGGCTCCCGGGTGGACCTGCTGGAGGCGCTGGAGCGGCTGGAGCGCGAGCATCCGCAGCTGGTCGCGCCGCTGGTCTACCGGGACATCTGCCAGCTCGACTACGCCGAGGCCGCCGAACGCGCCGGCATCCCCCTCGGCACCTTCAAGTCCCGGCTGCACGAGGCCCGCAGACAGGTACGGCCCTGGCTGACGAGCCTGTGA
- a CDS encoding universal stress protein: protein MRVIVWLVEGTWPACVDAVRAHAPDSAEVVLLHVSGPDVPGVAHGAFAGLLGRGHPERDPGALLEELGGTSAAALLAAAAERLGRPAACEERAGRVEREVVAAAEGADLLVLARDGDRSRLGPRSLGPAVRFAVDHAPCPVLLVWPEPAPGLATIPPPPPHHPPHHP, encoded by the coding sequence ATGCGGGTGATCGTCTGGCTGGTCGAGGGCACCTGGCCCGCCTGTGTGGACGCCGTGCGCGCGCATGCGCCCGACTCCGCCGAGGTGGTGCTGCTGCATGTCAGCGGGCCCGATGTGCCCGGGGTCGCGCACGGCGCGTTCGCGGGGCTGCTGGGCCGCGGGCACCCGGAGCGCGATCCCGGTGCCCTGCTGGAGGAGCTGGGCGGGACATCGGCGGCCGCACTCCTGGCCGCGGCGGCCGAGCGGCTGGGCCGGCCCGCCGCGTGCGAGGAGCGGGCCGGCCGGGTGGAGCGGGAGGTGGTGGCCGCCGCCGAGGGGGCCGATCTGCTGGTGCTGGCCCGGGACGGCGACCGGTCCCGGCTCGGCCCGCGCAGCCTCGGCCCGGCGGTCCGCTTCGCCGTCGACCACGCCCCCTGCCCGGTCCTGCTGGTCTGGCCCGAACCGGCCCCCGGCCTCGCGACCATCCCCCCGCCACCACCGCATCACCCGCCGCATCACCCCTGA
- a CDS encoding serine/threonine-protein kinase — MHSLERIGRYRLERPLGTGAFATVWLAHDPELQAPVAVKVLAENWSHRLDVRDRFLSEARLLRRAGSSRVVQVYDIGELPDGRPYFVMEYADGGTLAELLRDGPLPVPDALALTAQAARAAAALHEAGIVHRDIKPTNVLLHTAPDGTRRVLLADLGLAKSLAQGSALTLAAGSAGYRPPEQAEPGAGIDERADVYSLGAVGYELVTGSVPGPPGKVVPPARLRPGLGDGVARALLRALEPDRARRWPGAGAFAAELDRLAGLPAAAGRPGRPRLDRVRGRLNAVTLSVAALAAAAVAAVTVTVVLHRGGAPEQPRVADAGGRVSVRVPASWDRELRDSGWDPHALGLGSGHEPGLVVADDLAHWPDLATPVDGVFVGVSAHGDVTARVKALAHFGCHHSGSRAFRSADWHGLVRTWSGCPDGGSITESALVPAGGATEPQVYVQLRQRGDGDATDGVLRSLRVR, encoded by the coding sequence ATGCACTCCCTGGAGCGGATCGGCCGCTACCGCCTCGAACGGCCGCTGGGCACCGGAGCCTTCGCCACCGTGTGGCTCGCCCACGACCCGGAGCTTCAGGCCCCGGTGGCGGTGAAGGTGCTCGCCGAGAACTGGTCGCACCGGCTGGACGTCCGGGACCGGTTCCTGTCGGAGGCGCGGCTGCTGCGCCGGGCCGGTTCCAGCCGGGTGGTGCAGGTCTACGACATCGGTGAACTCCCCGACGGACGGCCGTACTTCGTGATGGAGTACGCCGACGGCGGCACCCTCGCCGAGCTGCTGCGGGACGGCCCCTTGCCGGTGCCGGACGCGCTGGCGCTGACGGCACAGGCGGCGCGGGCCGCCGCCGCGCTGCACGAGGCGGGGATCGTGCACCGCGACATCAAGCCGACCAATGTGCTGCTGCACACCGCCCCGGACGGCACCCGGCGGGTGCTGCTCGCCGATCTGGGGCTCGCCAAGAGCCTGGCGCAGGGCTCCGCGCTGACCCTGGCGGCGGGCTCGGCGGGCTATCGGCCGCCGGAGCAGGCGGAGCCCGGCGCGGGCATCGACGAGCGGGCCGACGTCTACAGCCTGGGCGCGGTCGGCTACGAGCTGGTCACCGGGAGCGTGCCGGGGCCGCCCGGCAAGGTGGTGCCGCCCGCGCGGCTGCGGCCGGGACTCGGGGACGGCGTGGCGCGGGCGCTGCTGCGGGCGCTGGAGCCGGACCGGGCGCGGCGCTGGCCCGGCGCCGGCGCGTTCGCGGCCGAGCTGGACCGGCTGGCGGGCCTCCCGGCGGCCGCGGGGAGGCCCGGGCGCCCGCGCCTCGACCGGGTCCGGGGCCGGCTGAACGCGGTGACCCTGTCGGTGGCCGCGCTGGCCGCCGCCGCGGTGGCGGCGGTCACGGTGACCGTGGTGCTCCATCGCGGCGGGGCCCCGGAGCAGCCGCGGGTGGCGGACGCGGGCGGCCGGGTGAGCGTGCGGGTGCCCGCGAGCTGGGACCGCGAGCTGCGCGACTCCGGCTGGGACCCGCATGCGCTGGGCCTGGGCTCCGGGCACGAACCGGGCCTGGTGGTGGCGGACGACCTGGCCCACTGGCCCGATCTGGCCACCCCGGTCGACGGGGTGTTCGTCGGGGTCAGCGCGCACGGCGATGTCACCGCACGGGTGAAGGCGCTCGCGCACTTTGGCTGTCACCACTCCGGCAGCCGCGCCTTCCGCAGCGCGGACTGGCACGGACTGGTGCGGACCTGGAGCGGCTGTCCGGACGGCGGTTCGATCACCGAGTCCGCGCTCGTCCCGGCGGGCGGCGCCACCGAGCCGCAGGTGTATGTGCAGCTACGCCAGCGGGGTGACGGCGACGCCACCGATGGCGTACTGCGCTCCCTGCGGGTGCGCTGA
- a CDS encoding endo alpha-1,4 polygalactosaminidase — protein MFRAASLVVLAVAVSVLTGCAATGKDDGAKGRAVRLPPRHAGFDYQIGGAYPPPAGVRVVSRDRSDSPAPGLYNICYVNAFQAQPAERASWPRDLLLRDAHGKVVMDRDWNEALLDIGTPAKRERVARRVDGWIDDCARKGFDAVEPDNYDSYTRSDGLLSAADATSFIALLSRHAHERHLAIAQKNTAELAGERRRAGLDFAVAEECGQYDECGVYAKAFGDRVVDIEYTSAGLRKALAGWGKRLSIVRRDRDVSAPGAAGYVRAVR, from the coding sequence ATGTTCCGCGCCGCGTCACTCGTCGTACTGGCCGTCGCCGTCTCCGTCCTGACGGGCTGTGCCGCCACCGGAAAGGACGACGGCGCGAAAGGGCGCGCGGTGCGGCTGCCGCCCCGGCACGCCGGGTTCGACTACCAGATCGGCGGCGCCTATCCCCCGCCGGCCGGTGTCCGCGTCGTCAGCCGGGACCGGTCCGACTCCCCCGCGCCCGGCCTGTACAACATCTGCTACGTCAACGCCTTCCAGGCCCAGCCCGCCGAACGCGCCTCCTGGCCGCGCGACCTGCTGCTGCGCGACGCGCACGGCAAGGTCGTCATGGACAGGGACTGGAACGAGGCGCTGCTCGACATCGGCACCCCGGCCAAGCGCGAGCGGGTCGCGCGCCGGGTGGACGGGTGGATCGACGACTGCGCGCGCAAGGGCTTCGACGCGGTGGAGCCGGACAACTACGACAGCTACACCCGCTCCGACGGGCTGCTCTCCGCCGCCGACGCGACCTCGTTCATCGCCCTGCTCTCCCGGCACGCGCACGAGCGGCACCTGGCCATCGCGCAGAAGAACACCGCCGAGCTGGCCGGTGAGCGGCGCCGGGCGGGGCTGGACTTCGCGGTGGCGGAGGAGTGCGGGCAGTACGACGAATGCGGGGTGTACGCGAAGGCGTTCGGGGACCGGGTGGTGGACATCGAGTACACGTCCGCCGGACTGCGCAAGGCCCTGGCCGGCTGGGGCAAGCGGCTGAGCATCGTCCGCCGGGACCGGGACGTCTCCGCTCCGGGCGCCGCCGGGTACGTACGCGCGGTGCGGTAG
- a CDS encoding DUF4232 domain-containing protein: MVYTPRSARRGALFAGSVAVLGLLTACGNGQTVHSDPPMTSSGTAAPASGDSSAPASSGASTTSSPASSTHTGAPATASTRTTATSGGGTTAAASTRCHTSELRASVGRNDPGAGQENFPVVLTNTSGRTCTVRGFPGAAFVNASGGQLGPNPGRESGSSTTVTLKPGQSAWAGLTFSNPGVSGARTAKPAALLITPPNERDHLKVTWTGGEVPVSGNSSAVFLTVFSPGTAP; encoded by the coding sequence ATGGTGTACACCCCACGGTCCGCGCGGCGCGGAGCCCTGTTCGCGGGCTCGGTCGCCGTGCTGGGCCTGCTGACCGCCTGCGGCAACGGCCAGACCGTGCACAGCGATCCCCCCATGACGTCCTCGGGTACGGCGGCGCCCGCGAGCGGCGACTCCTCCGCACCGGCGTCCTCCGGCGCCTCGACCACGTCCTCCCCCGCCTCCTCCACGCACACCGGCGCCCCCGCGACCGCGTCGACCCGGACGACCGCCACCTCGGGCGGGGGCACCACCGCCGCGGCGAGCACCCGCTGCCACACCTCCGAACTGCGCGCCTCCGTGGGCCGCAACGACCCGGGCGCCGGGCAGGAGAACTTCCCCGTGGTGCTCACCAACACCTCCGGGCGTACCTGCACCGTGCGCGGCTTCCCGGGCGCGGCCTTCGTGAACGCCTCCGGCGGGCAGCTCGGCCCCAACCCGGGGCGCGAGTCGGGCTCGTCGACGACGGTCACGCTCAAGCCCGGCCAGAGCGCCTGGGCCGGGCTGACCTTCTCCAACCCGGGGGTCAGCGGCGCGAGGACGGCCAAGCCGGCGGCCCTGCTGATCACCCCGCCGAATGAACGCGATCATCTCAAGGTGACGTGGACGGGCGGCGAGGTCCCGGTCTCCGGGAACTCCTCGGCCGTCTTCCTGACCGTGTTCAGCCCCGGCACCGCTCCCTGA
- a CDS encoding alpha/beta fold hydrolase, protein MSTAGSTRRARWFTTAGAEPHADHQVFLFPHAGGTAPAYQAWAATLPSTMDVRTLQLPGRQERLGEEPFTDVEVLLDALLEVFEAELDGRPYLLFGHSFGALLAYRLSVAAAWNGLPAPALLGVSAWAPALEPAAELDRVATMTDEELLDRVGQLGLMPEGTTLDPATLASIMPALRADFLAAGSLREDGEPAPCPVAAYCGTTDPIVAPGDMAAWAGHSADFLGATQFPGGHFYLFEHTAALQHSLDRHLRRLSARI, encoded by the coding sequence ATGAGCACCGCCGGCAGCACCCGACGTGCCCGCTGGTTCACCACCGCGGGGGCCGAGCCGCACGCCGACCACCAGGTGTTCCTCTTCCCGCACGCGGGCGGCACCGCCCCGGCCTACCAGGCGTGGGCCGCCACCCTGCCCTCCACCATGGACGTGCGCACCCTGCAACTGCCGGGCCGTCAGGAGAGGCTGGGCGAGGAGCCGTTCACCGACGTGGAGGTGCTGCTGGACGCGCTCCTGGAGGTCTTCGAGGCCGAACTCGACGGCCGGCCCTATCTGCTTTTCGGCCACAGCTTCGGCGCGCTGCTCGCCTACCGGCTGTCGGTGGCCGCCGCGTGGAACGGCCTGCCGGCCCCCGCGCTCCTCGGCGTCTCGGCCTGGGCGCCGGCCCTGGAACCGGCCGCCGAACTGGACCGGGTCGCCACCATGACGGACGAGGAACTCCTCGACCGGGTCGGCCAGTTGGGCCTGATGCCGGAGGGTACGACGCTCGACCCGGCCACCCTGGCCTCGATCATGCCCGCGCTGCGCGCCGACTTCCTCGCCGCGGGCAGCCTGCGCGAGGACGGCGAACCGGCGCCCTGCCCGGTCGCGGCCTACTGCGGCACCACCGACCCGATCGTGGCACCCGGCGACATGGCCGCCTGGGCCGGCCACAGCGCCGACTTCCTCGGTGCGACCCAGTTCCCCGGCGGCCACTTCTACCTCTTCGAGCACACCGCGGCCCTCCAGCACAGCCTGGACCGCCATCTGCGCCGCCTGTCCGCCCGGATCTGA
- a CDS encoding SLC13 family permease — MNSPLAEALSVVLLLAVLAFAVVRPFGWPEAVMAVPAAGIVIATGAISLDHARAEAERLGPVVGFLAAVLVLAHFCAVEGLFRACGAWMARWAAGRPVRLLTAVFALASAITAVLSLDATIVLLTPVVFATAARTGVRPKPHVYACTHLSNTASLLLPVSNLTNLLAFAASGLSFTRFAGLMALPWLAAIAVEYAVFRRFFAGDLAAAAPAAPDTGEPPIFPRFAVVTVVCTLAGFVVASAFGVEPAWVAAAGALVLAGRSLLRREATPVTVVKAAAPAFLAFVLALGIVVRAVVDNGLADALGHIVPGGTGLPALLGIAALAALLANIVNNLPAVLVLLPLAAPAGPGAVLAVLLGVNIGPNLTYAGSLATLLWRRIVHQHEHGVNLGEFTRLGLLAVPSSLAVAVVALWGSLHVL; from the coding sequence CTGAACAGCCCGCTCGCCGAAGCACTCTCCGTGGTACTGCTCCTCGCGGTGCTCGCCTTCGCCGTCGTACGGCCCTTCGGGTGGCCGGAGGCGGTCATGGCCGTCCCGGCCGCCGGGATCGTGATCGCCACCGGCGCCATCTCCCTCGACCATGCCCGCGCCGAGGCCGAGCGGCTGGGCCCGGTGGTCGGTTTTCTCGCGGCGGTCCTGGTGCTCGCCCACTTCTGTGCCGTGGAGGGCCTGTTCCGGGCCTGCGGGGCGTGGATGGCCCGCTGGGCGGCGGGACGGCCGGTGCGGCTGCTGACGGCGGTCTTCGCGCTCGCCTCCGCCATCACCGCCGTACTCAGCCTGGACGCCACGATCGTGCTGCTCACCCCGGTGGTGTTCGCCACCGCCGCCCGCACCGGCGTACGTCCCAAGCCGCACGTCTACGCCTGTACGCATCTGTCGAACACGGCGTCGCTGCTGCTGCCGGTGTCCAATCTGACGAACCTGCTGGCGTTCGCGGCGAGCGGGCTGAGCTTCACCCGGTTCGCCGGGCTGATGGCGCTGCCGTGGCTGGCGGCGATCGCCGTGGAGTACGCGGTGTTCCGGCGGTTCTTCGCCGGTGACCTCGCGGCGGCGGCCCCGGCGGCCCCGGACACCGGCGAGCCGCCCATCTTCCCCCGGTTCGCGGTGGTGACCGTCGTCTGCACGCTGGCCGGGTTCGTGGTGGCGTCGGCGTTCGGTGTCGAGCCCGCCTGGGTGGCGGCGGCCGGTGCGCTGGTGCTGGCCGGGCGGTCGCTGCTGCGCCGCGAGGCGACCCCGGTGACCGTGGTGAAGGCGGCGGCCCCGGCGTTCCTCGCGTTCGTGCTCGCGCTGGGCATCGTGGTGCGGGCGGTGGTGGACAACGGGCTCGCCGACGCGCTCGGGCACATCGTGCCGGGCGGCACCGGGCTGCCCGCGCTGCTGGGGATCGCCGCGCTGGCCGCCCTCCTCGCGAACATCGTCAACAACCTGCCCGCCGTGCTGGTCCTGCTGCCGCTCGCGGCCCCGGCCGGTCCCGGCGCGGTGCTCGCGGTGCTGCTCGGGGTGAACATCGGCCCGAACCTGACCTACGCCGGGTCGCTGGCCACACTGCTGTGGCGGCGGATCGTGCACCAGCACGAGCACGGCGTGAACCTCGGCGAGTTCACCCGGCTGGGTCTGCTCGCCGTGCCGTCCTCCCTCGCGGTCGCGGTGGTGGCACTGTGGGGGTCGCTGCACGTTCTGTGA
- a CDS encoding aldo/keto reductase has protein sequence MQYVKLGSTGLDVSRVCLGCMTYGVPERGNHEWTLDEEAARPLIRQALEAGITFFDTANVYSDGTSEEIVGKALKDFAHRDEIVLATKVHGRMRPGANGAGLSRKAIMTEIDHSLRRLGTDYVDLYQIHRYDHGTPIEETMEALHDVVKAGKARYIGASSMYAWEFSKAQYTAERHGWTRFVSMQDHYNLLYREEEREMLPLCADQGVGVLPWSPLARGRLTRDWGTVTERSEHDVFGGKLYQEGDRAIVEAVTRIAGERGVPRAQVALAWLLHQSTVTAPIVGAGKSRHIEDAVAAVELTLGDEEIEELERPYTPRAISGH, from the coding sequence ATGCAGTATGTGAAGCTCGGTTCGACGGGCCTGGACGTGTCGCGGGTCTGTCTGGGCTGCATGACCTACGGGGTGCCGGAGCGCGGCAATCACGAGTGGACCCTGGACGAGGAGGCCGCCCGCCCGCTGATCCGGCAGGCGCTGGAGGCGGGCATCACCTTCTTCGACACCGCCAACGTGTACTCCGACGGCACCAGCGAGGAGATCGTCGGCAAGGCGCTCAAGGACTTCGCGCACCGGGACGAGATCGTGCTGGCCACCAAGGTGCACGGGCGGATGCGCCCGGGGGCCAACGGGGCCGGGCTGTCCCGCAAGGCGATCATGACCGAGATCGACCACAGTCTGCGCCGCCTCGGCACCGACTACGTCGACCTCTACCAGATCCACCGCTACGACCACGGCACGCCGATCGAGGAGACGATGGAGGCGCTGCACGACGTGGTCAAGGCGGGCAAGGCCCGCTACATCGGGGCGAGTTCGATGTACGCGTGGGAGTTCTCCAAGGCGCAGTACACGGCGGAGCGGCACGGCTGGACGAGGTTCGTCTCCATGCAGGACCACTACAACCTGCTCTACCGGGAGGAGGAGCGGGAGATGCTGCCGCTCTGCGCCGACCAGGGCGTCGGCGTGCTGCCGTGGAGCCCGCTCGCCCGGGGCCGGCTCACCCGTGACTGGGGCACGGTCACCGAGCGCAGCGAGCACGACGTCTTCGGCGGCAAGCTGTACCAGGAGGGCGACCGCGCGATCGTGGAGGCGGTCACCCGGATCGCCGGGGAGCGGGGCGTGCCGCGCGCCCAGGTGGCTCTCGCCTGGCTGCTGCACCAGAGCACCGTGACCGCGCCGATCGTCGGCGCAGGCAAGTCCCGGCACATCGAGGACGCGGTCGCCGCCGTCGAACTCACCCTCGGGGACGAGGAGATCGAGGAGCTGGAGCGGCCGTACACACCGCGTGCGATCAGCGGTCACTGA